The window CTTCAAAATGGCAAACACAATTGCAATACGCTCCTTCTCATAAAATGGATTTGTTGCGAGCTCGAAGGCCCAAAATTTTACTGTAGTATGCAATTGGATGTCTCTCTTGCATCAAAACAACCCCCAATCCATGTTGGAATGCATCGGTCTCAACTACGAATACTTTCTCAAAATTCGGCATTGCGAGCACGGGGTACTTTATCACTATCTTCAAGTATTGGAAAGCTCATTCGGCTTCTTCGCTGCATGCAAATGAATCCTTTTTTAACTGATTAGTCAGGACCCTTGTCAACTGTGCATACCCCTTCACAAATCTCCGGTAGTAACCTATAAGCTCGAGGAATCCTCTCAACTCCTCGAGACTTCGGAGAAGGCCATGAAACCATAGCGGATATTTGGTCCTCATCAACCGAAACCCCAGCTGCCGAAATGACATGTTCCAAGTATGCTACTCTATCCACCCCGAACTCACACTTGCCTCCATTCACCACCAAAGAATGCTAGCGAAGGCATCGAAACACTTGTTCTACGTGACTACTATGCTCTTCTTGTGCTCTACTATAAATGAGGATATCATTGAAgaaaaccaaaacaaattttcttaaataagGACGGAATACCTCATGCATCAATGCCTGAAATGTAGAGGGAGCATTTGTCAAACCAAACGGCATAACAAGAAACTCGTAATGGCACTCATGGGTCCTAAAAGCTGTTTTATGAACATTCTCTGTCTTCATTCGGATCTAATGATATCCTGACTTGAGATCTAATTTGGTGAACACCGTCGCACCATATAACTCATCTAGCAGCTCGTCAATCATTGGTATGGGATACTTGTCTGGAACGGTTGCTTTATTCAAAGCTCTATAATCAACGCAAAATCTCCAAGAACCGTCTTTTTTCTTCACCACAATAACCGGGCTAGAAAAAGGACTGATGGATGGCTGTATTATCCCTGCCTTGAGCATGTCTTCGACTAACCGTTCGATCTCATTCTTCTGACTGTGCGGATACCTATATGGTCGAACATTAATTGGTTCCGTTCTTTCCTAGAGGGTGATGGAATGATCATGGACTTTTTGAGGAGGCAATTGTATCTGAGATTGAAATATGTCTGCATAACTATCAAATAATCCCTTCAATTCTGCCGGAACATCCACTTTTTTCAAACAATTTTCCACCCCATTAAACTCCACCAATATGCCCCCACCTTCCTTTCTCAACACCTTTAACATGGCTTTCAATGAAATCTTTGATCTTCTAAGGGAAGGATCCCCTACTAGCATAACTTCTTTCCCTTGCCAAACATTTGCATCGTCTGAGTTTTCCAATTGGTCGTTACCGAACCCAAAGTTTCCAACCACTGTACTCCAAGGATCAAATCTGAGTTTCCCAACTCCAAAGAAAGATAATCTTGAATTATGGTCAAACCCTGGATCTCTAACTCCACCCTTCTACAAATTCCGTGTCTTACTATCTCTTCCCCATTCCCAAGCTCATTCAACCCAATCTTGCCCAACAACTTCATAGTCTTTGGATTTGTAATGCCCACAATCGAATGCAAAGACATCCCAATCGGCTCCACTTCTTCCATTTCCTCCACCATTTCTTCAACATACAGCCCCCTCTCCTGCGTTTTCTTCCTCCTCTGCTACCCCTATCAAAACAATCATCTCCTTTCGACTACACACGTGATTAATAGACCATTTTTCGTCACATTAAAAGTACAGCTCACGCGCTCTTCGGTCTCTATACTCACTGTCAGACAGCCGCCGCTCCTTTTCCCTTGTTAGCCGGCCATTTGGGTGGGTGGGTATCGATTTCTGGGTGGGTTAGGGTTGTACGGGTgcggtttagggtttaggtttggGTGAGATTGATTATTGAATCTGGAATATTGGGAGTTAGAATTAATTTGggatttagggttagggttaagGTTATATCACATGAATTGGGGTTTGGGTTAAATTGGGGCTGATTTGGGTATTTTGGCATATTCTGATTTTTGTAGATGGTAAGTGGGTAATTCCGCCCCTGCTCCTGCCGTCTTCTTCCCATCCAAGACGGACATTCCAACTTCCGGTCAATTCGCTCAGCCCAATCCATGGCTTGATCCAACGTCGTAGGTCCCATAAGCTTCAATTCTATCTTCACCTCTTCACACAATCCCCTCAAGAAAGCTCCAATCATCACTGGTTCATCCACCATATCCACGTAATTAAGTCTTGTAACAAATTCCCTTCGATACCCCGTTTGTTCCACCGACATCCATTGTTCATACAAATCCCCATCTTTGAATGGACGAAATCGCTCCAAAATCAGGTTTTTTAAATCCTCCCAACGCCTCATTGGTAGTCTTTGATTTGCATATTTACACCACATCATGGCTTCACCTTCCAAACATACCACCGAAACCTCCATTTTCTGTTTATCACTAAGTTGATAATACGAAAAATACTTCTCCACCTTTAAAATCCAATCATCCACATCTAGCCCATTGAAAGATGGTAACTCCAATCTTCTTGCCTTCCAATTTGAATCTTCATGAAACCCCTCATCACAATGCACACGCCGATCTTCATATTCCTTGCGACAAACTCATTCAAGATTCGTTTCCCCCCGTTCTTGACTTCGATTTTGAGTCTGTCTTTTATAATTTCCCTCTGATTTTGATCCCAATTTCAACAGCTTCGCCTGCCCCTCCTGCAAAGCCACCAAGACTTGATCAGTCTTGTCTTGTTTCTTATTGATCAAATCCACCGCCACTGCTAACCGCCTGATTTCTTGAACAGAAACTTCCATTTCTGCCTGAGAATTCTGATTTTCCAATACCATTGAATACACGACCGCTATGATACCTATTGAGGCACAACCTGTCTCAAGAACtccaaacacacacacaaactgAATTAAAAGAACACAAGAGAATGAACACACAGCTTAGAGTGCTATGCAAACTCCCACACAACTTCGAGTGTTGTGTAAACTCCTTTATTACTCAATTACTTATTCAATTTCTGGACAGACTTACATGAATACAAGATGGccttatatatacaaaacaccAATAAGCCTAAAAACATAAAAGCCAAAGCCACCTAAGCATATCTAAAAATAGAACTAACAAGACCTTATTATTACATCACATATATCACATATATCTACTAATCAACCCAATCAATCCATCACCCCATCCCTCTTTCTCCTCCTATGATAAGTCTTGAGAATAGGGGGTAAGGTGGGTGTTACAGAGCACTTGGGCACCAATACATTTTTGAACACTTACTCCCAGCAAGCTAGTAGGCCCAGTGTACTCTTTTTTCTGTCATGGCCATGCATGGGCTTTGATAGCTTTCTACAAAGAGCTAGCCCATGCCAATGAAGGACCTTCTcatcacaaaaaataaaatttaacgcTTAAAAATTCTAGATTGGCTCCCCTTAAATTTGTTTAAGTATTTGGTTTTAAGTTCGCCACTGCGCAAAAGGTGTTCACGATCCGTAAGTGATGACACCCAACATATGTATAGACTAACATGATTAATGAATTATGATCACTGTTCAACCATCTCACATCCTGAAACCACAAACATTACACTACAGATCCCAATGTCTCGACTATCTCTACCTTTGGACCATGGTGCAAAAATGTGTTGATGGTTCCGATCGTGGTAACGGAATGACAATGTGGTAACGAGAATGATGCGGTAATCGTAACACCCAAATATCAGTCAAATCATAAGATATCTCTTGATACATCTCAAAACGcgattttttacacctttataaCGCAAGTatcaatttgtttgttttgaaaatctttACAACACGGCCATTGAGATGTGacgcggccttgtttttacattATGCTTTGgacaatgaaaataaaagagcATAATAAAACACTACATCCATTTTGCCATTGAAGAAAGTCTAATAGAACTATAAATCAGCAAAAGCATGTCCAATAGCTAACATGCCAGATTGCATCATCTTCATGAACCAAACCAAGCCATGTTAAGGGGGGATATCAATATCACGTAGCAATATCACATTGATGTCTTTGAGTTATACACAATATGCATCTTTAGGGCTCAAGAAAAGAATCCATGAGCAGATTTACAACTTGCATCAAAAAATTACAGTCTGATCACCTATCACGTTCCACATAACCTCAACAAGGAATCAAAACCATCCCTGCAACCTCCCTAAGTCTGGTCAACAAATACGTGACTCCCAAATCCCAAACCCAATCCTCTAATCAAATGTTTACATCTACATGTCCTAAAAGACCAgcaacacacaaaaaaaaaaatacattgacATTCATATTTGCAAAGTCGTGCTTCGAATTTAGCCAATGTTTTAAGTATAAAAAAGAAGATTTATGTTGACTGCTCGAAATATGCAACATAAATATTATGTCTCTTCATATACCAAGTGCATTGATaaagacaataataattacgcaaattcttaaatgaatctgtctcatggtgagactatCTCTATTGGACTTACCCATGTATATTTATTCTAtcaaagtgatcatttataatttttaagtgatcaattagagaaataagctaattatatgggctcgtctcacggtgacaatctcatacaagacgagttgtaataaaatataaaacacaaGCACAACCCAATAACAAGTGCAGGCCTTTATTTGAGTCCCacattttttgataaattaaaaaaaacgaaCTCAATACGCAGAAATCAGAATCCAAGTTCTCAACTTCTTATGCGGTTATGGCGGTGCAATATGCATTCCCatattctttatatttttccaTACTTCCTCAACTCCTCTAATTGCTCTTATACAGCTTTTTTCATAAGTCCCAAGAACCTAATAAGAAAAATACAACTTCTCAACTTCTTTAGTGAAGATAAATAAAACCTATGAGATCCACTATTTCCGCTTGTCTCAAGTACTAGAAGGTCTTATATgtaaaatgattatatgaagGTTGAACAAGACAAGATTGATGtacttgaaaattttcattttgttttcattgaagcatgaaaaataaagtaataaCGTGATATTATAATATAAGTAGTCATATTTGGGCAGACGATGTAaaaataatgaaacaaagtgATGTACGGTGAATTTCAATTCACTGAAATGGACTTTTTGGCTAATTTGATCAAATTTTGTTGATGTTGTGTTTTTCTAAATTGTTGTATTATTGTCCTCATTAGTTGTATTTCGTTGATCATAAGGACAATTTGTTTTTGAAATGTAGGGCAAATTTGACTAAATTGGCTTTAAATCATGTTCATTGCTtgacttttgatttttgattgaaGATTTGTTGCTTTGAACAATTAACCAAGTATTTTCAAGTGATAAGTTTAAACTAGAATAATACTTAAAACatttattgataaataataattttgttaatgAAAATATTGGGACACACTCCCTTTCATGAGGGCCCATAATTTTTGTTTCGTCAAGGCCTCTCAAACGTCCGAGACGCCCCTGATAACACACATGATGAAAGATGCAAGCTATAGTTGCACATAGATGATTATGACATCGTCCGAGTCTCAAAGTTTAGTTTAGCTTCCTCCAGctttaaaaattagaaaatattcaACCTAAGTCCCTAAAATTTGGAAACTCCTGTCCATTTCTTAGCTGAAGAAAAACAGAAGTGACTTCTTCCCCTTACATTATTAGCACAAAACAATTAATTAGCAAAAGACTTACCTTGAACATTCCTTCAAGTTTGTTCGTAAATTGACTACCACACTCAGTTTTGAGCTGCAATGCCAAAAGGAACTTGCTAAATATTAGAGAGGATAAATGGACTTAAACCAGTTAATATTGTATAGATGAAGTCACCTTTGTGATCATAGACTTCTCAGCATCAATTGAAGCACTCTTCCCTAACAAAAGCCTCTTAGCAAGATCCTTCTTGTAAAATGCTTCAAATACATCCTTCCCCTAGATTGAAGAGAACATATGACAAAAGTTGGCTTAATTTCTAAacagaaaaaataaagatatataCTAGGGTGCAGGGTAGGGAAAACAACCTGTATAAATCGGAATAAGACCAACACTTTATCCAGAGTGCCCTCCAATTCCTCTTCTGAGGTTCCCTTATTTCCAGCTCGAAGCTTCTCATCCAGAAACTTTGCAATCAACTCTGCTGGACGGTTCTATGAAATCAATCAAAGAATAAAAGTTATACAATGGCACAAGACGTAACATATCATGACTACTGCTTTCCAATTTAAAACCAATATTTGCCCCCATGAGCAAGAGATGTTCACACTTCACAGTTCTTAACATCACCAACTTTTCTCTAAGCCTTTGCAATTTGCATTTCTAAGAATCTTCAAAATATGCCAATGAAGCTAGTAACTTTTGGAAATTTCATGGTTCGAAAGATAAAAGCAACTTTGTTTCTCAAATCATACTTCAAGGCAATaaatacaaaagaaaacaagtaGATGATAACttgaaaaagaataattttgacATCCTAACCTACattacattatattttattaccctaatgtcattaagtggctcccacctaggtaGGGTTCATGTGGGTCAAATGCAAGCAACGTTACCCTTGTGATctcaaagaggttgtttccgattgacccttaATATTAAACATAATCTCCAACACATAAATAAATgttgcacatgatttaatgagatTTTTCTTTAGTCCATTGAAGTCCTAACCTGACGTAGATTAATGAGGTATTCAAATGATTCTTTGATAGTGTTACCAAAAGATTCATTCTTTGAAAAACTTTCTTCCCATATTTTATCAAGAGTTGCCTTGAAATCCAAGAGGCAGGTAACCATGTCCTTATCTTTCTCTTCATCCATAACTGTAGCCTGACCAGCTTTCCGGATGTAAGAACTAATTGCCTGCCTCAGTGACTCAAGTGCTTCAACCCTGGAAAACAAATCGTACATCCTCCGTAGGTCATCTATACGACATCCATCCATCAGCATAATAAAGCCCTGATCAGAATGACAGCACCTAAGTAATAGTAGTTAAACAAAATGGAAGAGAAACAAGCAGTAGACATGTGACATTCCAGAAGCCATACCTTATCAAGTATGGCAGATATATGACGCTCCAGGAGCTGCTTTTCGGCTGTTGAGATGAGAGGTTTTTTAGTACTAGCATCCAAGTACAAAAGACATCGTTCATGTTCTTCATGCAATCTCATCTGCAAGGACCCATTCAGTTCTTCACCACAAAAATATAAGCTAAATAGTAGTCATTATAAGAAACCTACTGACGATTCTTCTCCCCAACTAATATACAGTTTGGTTCGAATAAGTACATCCCGCCATTTTCACTCTCAAAtattcaataatttaaaaaaaaataactgatACGTTTGGTCCAATCCTAACAAAAGTTCTAATAAGTTAAGCTCAAATCAGTTCTATAAGGTAGACAAGAGCAGTTCCTaaatcttattttaaaaaacgCAGATAACTATTAGATATACAGGTTAAAAATCATACTATTCACACACAAATAGGAAAGGCAAGAACCGGGATGAAATGTTATAAGAATACACGTACTTCAACATGCTTCAAGTAATCTGGAACATCAGACTGCTGCATATACTTAACACCTTCAGCAGCATAAAATTCTTCTGTGCAGGCAAGAAATGGTTTTCCAAAGCTTTCTTGGTAAATTCCAAGAGCAGTGAACATTTTTAAGAGATGATTCAGAAGAGTCCTATCAACAGCGTCACCTAATCTAGAAAACAATGACAAAATGGGGAAAATTGAACATCATTTAATGACAGATCCTTTAGCTCAACTTGGTATTATGCTAGCAagtattgtaaaaaaaaattatataatcagATCATTTAAAGGTAAGAACACACTCTTTTACATATAAactgaaaaaaatacaaaatacaaaatatcAACATGTGTACGACCAGCTTTTCGCCCCACTTCTCTCTGAAAAAAAAGAAGGCAAGAAAGATGATTTATAAATTTAGCCAAtgagaaaattaacaaaacagaGATAGGCATATATGTACTTTTCAAGAAAGCAGAAAATAGCATGCATTTATCCTTTAACCAGCATGGTCACAAAAAGATCAAAGAAAACAGCCTTTATCTCAACTGTAAGGAAGGTAAAATAGACAACACTGAAGGAGGTAAAAGTAAAGCACTTCCTAATTTTCATCAAACAAGAATTTAATCCATTTGGCAGTGAAATTAACCATCCAATTATATTCCACATAAAAAAGCTTATATATAACCAAGAAGATTTAACTTAATCCTGCAACACTCCGATGCGAAGGCAGAaaaaaaaaggggaaaaaagTAACGAAATCCAAGTGCAGAGGCAAACCTCAGCTTAAAAAGGTAAACATAGAAAAGATATGTATATTCAGATATCACATTTAGAAACTACTCATCAGTCCATGTGAGATTGCTCCAATTGCCTTTTTGAGTTGTCCCTCTCACTTTACTCCTTTGCATAAACAGGAGGTTGCCCGTTTGCTTCTCTCCGCTCACATATCCTTACCCCACTTACAAGGCCTTGTTTTTAACAAAGCAATAAATGGAACTTGGAGCAATCTCACAAGGATAGAGGGGTGGGTATAAACAAATGACAATAATAAGCAAAACAAATTCCAAGGCTACCTTTCCTTCTCAATCATTCTCAATAGGCCTGTAACAGTTTTATGCTCAACTTCAGCACATGAAGAAAGATGTTTACGGAAAATCTGTAATCCCATGTCCCACAATGATTTAACATTTGGGGTCTGTTTCACATATGTCCTATCAAGATACAAAGCTATGCCACGAATCATCAGCATTTGGTCACAAAGGTCCTGCCAGCATTTCTCAACAAGTGAGAGAAAGACCACTAAATCCGGACTTTGGCCCACCAGCGAATGCAATATAGCAGAAATATGTGCTTCAAACTCCTTCTCAATCCGTTGATAGAGGCTGCCTCCCATTTTGTGCAGGCAAAGATCATTAACAGCCTAAAGCATTCCAAATATAAAAAGTGTCAGCAAAATTCAGATACACGGgaaaaaaaacaatttcttCCTCTCCACAGAAGGGCTACAGAGTAGTGAGTATATTTACTTGATAAAGTTTCTCCAGGTCACATGAATCAGGCTGCTTCAAAAATATAGCACTGATGGCTGACTTTAAGGTAGCCCAAGTAACTTCCTCGAAATTAGGAGGTAATGTGGGCTTAGCTGATgacaaataaaatagaaaatgcaGTCAAATTAGCAATTAGACAAGAAGCATACTTGATGGGAAATTCAGTCGTTCCATTTGACGAAGCCACTGAGGAGAAAAATACCCCGATGGAAACACACAATACCAAAGAATATTGCTTCCAAATACAATGTGCTACAGGCAGTATAATCTTGATTCACCACATTCATATTTGATAGAATCGAAAGGCAAAGAGATTTCATAACCCAGGGTGCAAAGAAGTCAAATTTTTGCAAGCCTCTAGATCTGAAAGTCACTCCCAGTAAGCTCGCAACgaacaaaaataagaaaatacagAAAACCGAGTATGAGATTGAGAATGGTGCTCGATTTCTCCAAATGTCAATATATATAAGCTGCCATTCGAGAGGTACAACTCTAGAGgagaaaaaatttgaaaaaaacacTGGATAATTAGCAAAACTGGCACCTTCCCTTATGTCGATTTCCTTAGCTTCCTTCTCAAGTCACAAAACAACTTTCTAACAAACTTTTCCTGCATCCATTACTCACAAGAACCTGACAGAACCATCAAATACTTCATAGCTTTCCCCTTTTTTGCTAGAATACTAGTTCCCCCTCCTTCCCACAAGTGTAGAGTTATACAAAAGGGTCAACGAACAAATTGGCTTCCAAAAGACAAGTAAAGGTTCTCTCTACCTCGAACAGCAAAACTCAAATTGCAACAAATGAAACCTCTATAGGTCCATTCCGATTCACTCTTCAGAACAAAGAACCATCACTCAAGTCTCTTTAAATGCATTATTCCCTCCATACCTTCACTAAACATGACTATACAAACATTCGAAATTAACATTATCCTCGGTGCTTCTTCTTTGGTCTTCTGTCCCTCTCAACAATTTTATGAATAAGTTTGTTCCAAAGTTCAGAAAATCTATATCTCTTTATAGTTCATCATGATGTATTATCTAAAAATTCATGCTATAGTGCAATCCAAATCGctttgtaaaggtttttgagcttACTGCAAAAACCACAAAGTCGTCCATGTTGACTGCAAAATTTATTTTGCAGCTGTTCTCGTGATCTCCCCAAATCTGAAATCCTGCAGTTAGTTTCCAATACATTTATCTCCAAGTATGACCTGCGAATCTTTCCTGAAGGAAATTTCCAAACTAGCAACATAATGAAGTAGAGCTTATGGGTACCATTTCCTCTTACAGCATCGCATTAATGAAAATGTAAATTGCAATGTCAGAATCCGTGTTGCACAATATCGTTAGATGTTCAATAACTAAGGAACTACATATCGGAGAACTTCGTTTTGGaggttttattataaaaaaaaaaaaggaattgtCAGCAACAATTGTTCATAATTACTCTACAATTAGTACAAATAGTTTCTATAGGCTACAAGTATCAGAGAATTTTAGCCATGGTGTTATGGTTTTTGTTTTCCAAAAGGGTTTGGCTTCAAAGCTGGTGATTTTGCATTTAATGTGGCCTATATTTGGTTGTGGTAAATTCAAAAACCTTTACGGTAAGGTTTCGATACGAGGATGTGGCCTTTTCTTTGCAATATGTCGTTGGCCCATATTAAGGAAACTATTTTTAAATCGGATACCTCATGTTTATACTTTATAAGTAGATagctttaaataattaaatgtcataatttaatattttatggtTGTTGCAATCTAAAAACAATGAGCACCTTGTGACAAGATTGTCCTCAAACTACTAACTTCCCATTACCTTCTTCCTTATTGTACGGACAATTTAGCATTTCTTAATTCTCAACCAAGGCAAACTTGTacttagggatggcaatgggtattggacccgaccggatccgtggatccgtatccgttttcacggatctcGATCCTTAAAAAATGGACCCGGCAGATCCGGGtcggatccagatccgtttaaatttcacgggtcTGAATCTGAAAAAAATACCCAAAACTGGACCCACTGATCTGGAGGAtccgttttattttttttatatattaactttattaaatatatataaatataattttgtaattctaaattctaattttCCCTCCCACAGTCAGTACTCCAAGACTCCCAGTAAGCCCAGGCACTCGTGAATGCACTTGCCTCCCTCCCATTCTCACACAAACCCTAATCCCCAAATCCCATTCCCAAATCTCACGGCCCACGACCCACGGCTCCTCCCTCCTCACAGGCAGTCTCCTCACAGCCACCGCGGGTTCCCGACACGGTCTTCTCCCCCCTCCTCACAGGCGGCCAGTGCATTTGAGGgtaataaaccttaattttcaattttttcctacaattcttttaatttattttgagtaGTTTTTGATTTATCTTGAATTTAGTGgtagatttatgttgagtttagttgttttgattgagttattttttatgttgagtagtttttgattatttgagtttagttgttttgatttatgtagagtttggttgttttgattgagttattttttatgttgagtattttttgattaatttgagtttagttgttttgatttatgtagagtttggttgttttgattgagttattttttatgttgagtattttttgatttatttgagtttagtggtagATTTGTGTTAAGTTTAGTTGTTTTGATTTATGTAGAGTTTGGTTGTTTTGATTGAGTTATTTTTTATGTTGagtattttttgattgatgacaagtAATTAGTAAATTTATCAGTGTATTGTTGAGTAAATGGATAATTCAAATGATGGTGGTTCAAGTCAACCTACTAAGGATCATATTCATGAATCATATGGGGAATTTGAGGATAATGTTGATGTTGAGATTGAAAATGAATCTACAAAACAAAGTAgtgctaaaagtaaaaattttacTTCAAAAGCATGGACTTATTTTTATATGTGAATGGTGTACAAATGGCAAAATTGATTGTAATGTTGATGCAATGATGAATGTCTTGATGGATAAATTAGAAACTAGTTCTTTAATATTGGGTGGAGATTTTTTGCTTATGAGGCGTAGTGCTCAACTTGATTGTGAAAGATGGTTTAGATGTCATTGATTTTGCTATTTGCAAAGTTCGAGATTGTGTTGCATTTTGGATGTCTACacctaaaagaattgaaaagtttGAGGAAGCTTGTCGCCTTTTGAATGTGACTAAACCTAAATGGGTGAGTCTTGATTGTAAAACTAGGTGGAACTCCACATATGATTTGCTTGACACTTGTTTGCCTTTTAAAGAAGTTTTTAATAAGTTGAAACGTCTACATAGAAGGTTGAATTTTGATGTGCCTAGTGATCATGATTGGCAATGGCTACTCTTGTTTGTCAAAAGTTGGAAATATTCTATAAGGTAACTAAGGTTTTTTCTGGCAGAAAGCATCCAActtcaaatttgtattttcGTAATGTTTGTTAGATTAAACTTGCATCAACTAAGTGGAGGCAAAATGACAATAGtgagattattagaaaaatggCTGAGAAAATGATTGAAAAGTTTGACAAATATTGGGATCATATTAATGAGTTTTTGGCCATTGTGGGCATTTTAGATCCGAGAAATAAGATGGATTGTGTGGTGCATTGTTTTAAGAAATTCTATGGAGATGATGCCAATGCTAAAGTGGAAAGAGTAAGAAATACTCTTTATAATCTTTTCGATGAGTATAAAAGTAAATGTAATGTGAATGAAAGTTCACCTGTGAAAACACAATTTGAGGATCTTGGTGATGAGGATGATTTTGCTAGGACta of the Amaranthus tricolor cultivar Red isolate AtriRed21 chromosome 6, ASM2621246v1, whole genome shotgun sequence genome contains:
- the LOC130814478 gene encoding cullin-4, which produces MSSPTHKRLSSFSSKININSPAMKKTKSQSLDSKNGLHSSLNSDDGASMIVDEDLTQPESDYSHRNVVSSSDSRSIIATNLSRKKATPPNPSTKKLVIKLIKAKPTLPPNFEEVTWATLKSAISAIFLKQPDSCDLEKLYQAVNDLCLHKMGGSLYQRIEKEFEAHISAILHSLVGQSPDLVVFLSLVEKCWQDLCDQMLMIRGIALYLDRTYVKQTPNVKSLWDMGLQIFRKHLSSCAEVEHKTVTGLLRMIEKERLGDAVDRTLLNHLLKMFTALGIYQESFGKPFLACTEEFYAAEGVKYMQQSDVPDYLKHVEMRLHEEHERCLLYLDASTKKPLISTAEKQLLERHISAILDKGFIMLMDGCRIDDLRRMYDLFSRVEALESLRQAISSYIRKAGQATVMDEEKDKDMVTCLLDFKATLDKIWEESFSKNESFGNTIKESFEYLINLRQNRPAELIAKFLDEKLRAGNKGTSEEELEGTLDKVLVLFRFIQGKDVFEAFYKKDLAKRLLLGKSASIDAEKSMITKLKTECGSQFTNKLEGMFKDIELSKEINDSFKQSSQARTMLPSGIEMSVHVLTTGYWPTYPPMDVRLPHELNVYQDIFKEFYLSKYSGRRLMWQNSLGHCVLKADFPKGKKELAVSLFQAVVLMLFNDAEKLSFQDIKDATGIEDKELRRTLQSLACGKVRVLQKVPKGREVDDNDSFVFNELFTAPLYRIKVNAIQMKETVEENTSTTERVFQDRQYQVDAAIVRIMKTRKVLSHTLLITELFQQLKFPIKPADLKKRIESLIDREYLERDKNNSQIYNYLA